Proteins from one Triticum aestivum cultivar Chinese Spring chromosome 7A, IWGSC CS RefSeq v2.1, whole genome shotgun sequence genomic window:
- the LOC123150992 gene encoding pyruvate dehydrogenase E1 component subunit alpha-2, mitochondrial produces the protein MAAAILRRLSPAAAQRASPLLPLARAVSDSTEPLTVETSVPFTSHIVDPPSRDVSTTPRELAAAFRDMALMRRAEIAADSLYKAKLIRGFCHLYDGQEAVAVGMEAAITRRDAIITAYRDHCLYLARGGDLVAALAELMGRVGGCSRGKGGSMHFYKKDANFYGGHGIVGAQVPLGCGLAFAQRYRKEGTVTFDLYGDGAANQGQLFEALNMAALWKLPVILVCENNHYGMGTAEWKASKSPAYYKRGDYVPGLKVDGMDFLAVKQACKFAKEHVLENGPIILEMDTYRYHGHSMSDPGSTYRTRDEIAGIRQERDPIERVRKLLLTHDLATVQELKDMEKEIRKEVDTAIAKAKESPMPDTSELFKNVYVNDCGLESFGVDRKVVRTVLP, from the exons ATGGCCGCGGCGATCCTCCGCCGCCTCAGCCCGGCCGCCGCCCAGCGCGCGTCCCCGCTGCTGCCGCTGGCCCGCGCGGTCTCCGACTCCACGGAGCCGCTCACCGTGGAGACCTCGGTCCCCTTCACGTCCCACATCGTGGACCCGCCGTCGCGCGACGTGTCCACCACCCCGCGCGAGCTCGCCGCGGCCTTCCGCGACATGGCGCTCATGCGGCGCGCGGAGATCGCCGCCGACTCGCTCTACAAGGCCAAGCTCATCCGGGGCTTCTGCCACCTCTACGACGGCCAGGAGGCGGTCGCCGTGGGCATGGAGGCCGCCATCACCCGCCGCGACGCCATCATCACCGCCTACCGCGACCACTGCCTCTACCTCGCCCGCGGGGGCGACCTCGTCGCCGCCTTGGCCGAGCTCATGGGCCGCGTCGGCGGCTGCTCCAGGGGCAAGGGCGGCTCCATGCACTTCTACAAGAAGGACGCCAACTTCTACGGCGGGCACGGCATCGTCGGCGCGCAGGTGCCCCTCGGCTGCGGCCTCGCCTTCGCGCAGCGGTACCGGAAGGAGGGCACCGTCACCTTCGACCTCTACGGCGACGGCGCCGCCAACCAGGGCCAGCTCTTCGAGGCGCTCAACATGGCCGCGCTCTGGAAGCTGCCCGTCATACTCGTCTGCGAGAACAACCACT ATGGGATGGGGACGGCCGAGTGGAAGGCCTCCAAGAGCCCCGCGTACTACAAGCGCGGGGACTATGTGCCCGGATTGAAG GTTGATGGGATGGATTTTCTTGCGGTGAAGCAGGCTTGTAAATTTGCCAAAGAACATGTTCTTGAAAATGGACCGATT ATTCTTGAGATGGACACATACAGATACCATGGTCATTCTATGTCAGATCCAGGCAGCACTTACCGCACTAGAGATGAGATTGCAGGAATAAGACAG GAGCGTGATCCAATTGAGCGGGTCAGAAAGCTATTATTGACCCATGACTTGGCAACAGTCCAGGAGCTCAAG GACATGGAGAAGGAAATCAGGAAGGAAGTTGACACTGCAATTGCCAAAGCAAAG GAAAGCCCAATGCCAGATACGTCCGAGCTGTTCAAGAATGTATATGTCAATGACTGCGGTCTGGAG TCTTTTGGGGTGGACAGGAAGGTGGTGAGAACCGTTCTTCCGTAG
- the LOC123150049 gene encoding uncharacterized protein yields the protein MNRGCASFTDLLFSFCSQPVAAEGVPDPALLEEGEGDDECGGGGDYGVNDSPYSSSASQVHEATEDFLNVPDCDNTNSYQEPPSESQRTPMPWPQRIRLGKIPDRRASLSGRKSALEKAMRNFADKKSGIVVKPEISQEFDSLDEAYDFYNLYSWETGFGIKYGQCRRNVDKCKIVQDIVCGCAGKPRRENSHSVCCQCPALIRLHRTSDHGWFIHDMKYQGKPRRENSHSVCCQCPALMRLHRTSDHGWFIHDMKYEVAAGIVYEQLC from the exons ATGAATCGCGGTTGCGCGTCATTCACGGATCTCCTCTTCAG TTTTTGTTCCCAACCGGTCGCAGCCGAGGGCGTCCCAGATCCGGCATTGCTAGAGGAAGGGGAGGGAGACGACGAGTGCGGGGGTGGAGGGGATTATGGTGTTAATGACTCTCCTTACTCAAGTTCTGCATCTCAAGTTCATGAAGCCACGGAAGATTTTCTCAATGTCCCAGATTGTGACAACACCAACAGTTACCAGGAGCCTCCATCTGAATCCCAGCGCACTCCAATGCCGTGGCCTCAAAG GATCCGTCTTGGTAAGATACCTGACCGCCGCGCCTCATTGTCGGGAAGGAAAAGTGCTTTGGAGAAGGCCATGAGAAACTTTGCAGATAAGAAGTCAGGTATCGTTGTCAAGCCGGAGATCAGTCAGGAATTTGACTCTCTCGACGAAGCGTACGACTTCTACAACCTATACTCTTGGGAGACTGGTTTTGGCATCAAGTATGGGCAATGCAGAAGAAATGTTGACAAGTGCAAGATTGTCCAGGACATAGTATGTGGATGCGCG GGGAAACCACGTAGGGAGAATTCACATTCAGTATGCTGCCAATGTCCTGCACTTATAAGGTTGCATCGCACATCAGACCATGGCTGGTTCATTCATGACATGAAGTATCAGGGGAAACCACGTAGGGAGAATTCACATTCAGTATGCTGCCAATGTCCTGCACTTATGAGGTTGCATCGCACATCAGACCATGGCTGGTTCATCCATGACATGAAGTATGAGGTTGCAGCCGGCATCGTCTATGAACAACTTTGTTAG